The stretch of DNA TTCTTCGGTATGGGGGTGGCTCAAGAGTATATCGAGTCGCCTTATGATGCCGCAAAAGTAGCTGCTGGTGAGCTGCCACCGCTTGGGGAGAGGCTTCCCGATACACCCATGGTGTACCCAGTCACTCAAGAGATTGGTGAGCATGGTGGGCAATTCAACGTGTTCGCTTTGGATAACTTCCCTTGGAACGCCCTAACGGAAGAACCAGCTCGCGGGCCACTTGCGCTTCTAATGACACAAGACAATGACTTTATTCCTGACATTGTTTTGGACTACAAGCAGTCGGATGACAACACGTCATTCGAGCTGTACCTACGTCCAGGAATGAAATGGTCCAACGGAGACGATTTCACTTCCGAGGACTTCACGTTTAAGCGTGAATACCTAAGCGATGATGGGTGGCAGATTCACCTTTATCCCGAGGGATCTACAGTTGAGGCGCCGGACGATCACACGGTGATCATTAACTTCCCAGCCCCACGTCCTCGCGCTCTTCTCGACATGATTCATTGGCGGGGTGGCGAATGGACGCTGTTCAACCCAAGCAACTACCTCAAAACCTGGCATCCTGATTTCAACGAGAACGCTGAAGCAGTTGCCAAGGAAGAGGGATTCGCATCTTGGGAGGAAGCCTTCAAATGGCATTACTACTGGCGGCCCCTTAACGATGCTAATAAACCGACTTCCCAACAGTGGAAGCCTTTAACCTTCACAACCACTGCGAAGCTCTACGAGCGTAACCCGTTCTTCCACCAAGTGGACGCCGCGGGACAGCAGCTTCCTTACGTAGACACGGTTCTTTCCACCATTGTTGATCCAGAAACCTTCAACCTAAAAGTAGTCTCTGGTGAAGCCGACTTAGCCTACCTACGTACATCATTCGATAACTACACCCTCTATATGGAGAATAAGGAACAGGCTGGTTATGAAGTTAATCTTATTCCTCAATTTACCTCCGGAGAGGTAGTCTACTACCCGAACCAAAGTCATCCCGACCCAGTCAAAAAAGCTCTCTTTACTAACGCTGACTTCCGTCGGGCTCTGTCGGTCGCTATAGATCGGAATGAAATCAACGAGGTTCTTTACTCTGGTGTCGCTGTACCTCAACAGTGGTCAGTTACATCCATGGCCTCGATTTACGAAGAGGAATGGGGTACCGCCTACGCGCAGTTTGATCCTGATCTTGCCAACGAACTGTTGGACGGCCTGGGGTTAACTAGACGTAACGCTCAGGGTACCCGCATTCAGTTGGACGGCAAACCTTTGACCATAGTCGTTGAGTTCGTTGAAGGTTCTTTCGCCGGAGCAGCTTTAAAAACACACGAGCTAGTTAAGGAATACTGGTCTGACATAGGCGTTCAGTCGGAAATTAGACCAGTTGGCATAGCCGCCTCAGCGACAAGGGCGATAGAAATGAATTGGGACGTTTGGGCTCAACGCGAACCTAATGGTGAGATGTACGGAACCGTGATCAGTGAAGACACCATCGGTTTCAGAAACGAACATTGNGAGCGTTGGCGCGAAGCAACATACGCCTTGGCTGCTGGTACTAAGACGCTAGATGATTACGGTGGAGAAATGCCGGGCGAAGAGCCACCACCAGAAATCAATTGGCTACTAGATGTTCGACTGGAACTTATGGATAGTGTCTTCGGTAGTGAAGAGTACACGCGTCTAGGCAAAGAGTACTACCAGTTCCTTTCAGATAATACCTATGCTATCGGGACAGTTGGGGAACTACCAATGGTGTTCCTTGCTAAACCAAACATTGGCAACTTGCCAACCGAGCTTCCGCCCTGGATCGAATGGGGTGGGGATTTGAACCATTATAGTAACCAGTGGTTCATCAGATCTGAAAACTAACGAGCAACCTGAGACTCGTTAGTTAAAAAGAAGACGACCTGAAAGTTTAGTCATTAACTTTCAGGTCGTCTTCTTTTTGGTCTTTACGAAGTGAACTAATTTAGGTTCTTGATTAGCTAGGTTTTAAGCGATTCCCAAAAGTGGTGAAGGAAAGGAATACCTGGATGATTGATCATACTAAAGTTAGTAACGATTTCACGGAACACGTAGGACGAAAAAGCACTACTGGAAATGATCTCGAGAAACAACGTGCTGAGTTGCGAGCAACCATAGATCGGACGGCATTCGAAAAGGAAGGTTTAGCTTGGTACCGCAGTGCTTATTCAGAAGCGTTTGTGTTCATGTACGACACAAGTTTTTACGATCGCGAAGAACAACGATACCGAATCGATGAAGTTTTAGACGATGGCGAGAAGGAGTTCGGTGGTTACGATATCATTCTGCTCTGGCAATCGTATCCCCGTTTGGGCATAGATGGTAGGAATCAAATGGACTTCTACCGGGACATGCCCGGTGGCCTAGAGGGCTTAAGGAAATTGACTGACCGGGCTCACGAACGGGGCGTTAAAGTCTTTGTGAATTACAATCCCTGGGACCTTAGTACTCGCCGGGAACCAGGAGCAGGTGACCCAGATCCACGAGGATACAGATGGGGATTCCCAGAAGAAGGCCGTGATAGTGGCGGCTCGCGTATAGAGAGCAGCGGAGCGCCAGCTGTAGCAGATGCAGAAGCCCTAGGGAGCATCATTCACGCTATTGGGGCTGATGGAATTTTCCTCGATACTATGGGGTCGGATGACCCTGGGTTTCGGGGGCCCATAGAACAAGCCAACCCTGATATTGTGTTTGATCCTGAAGGAGTACCTGGCTTGGAATCTCTCGGGTCGATTACAGGATCCTGGCTTCAGAAGAACGCGGTTGAACCGCCAGAATTACTCACAATCCGTTGGTTAGAACCTAGGTTTTCATTCAGATCAATAGATCGAGATTCACTGGACCACCAGAATATGCTTCATCGGTCGTTCTTCCATGGTGTTGGTAACGTAATTTGGGAAAATATCTTCGGTTGGTGGAACCCCTGGAACGATGCGGATCGAGCTTTAATTCGGCGCTGTAGTAGGCTTTTGCAACGACAAAGAACTGCGTTCCAAGATGAAAACTGGCAACCGTACGTAGAGACCCTATCTCAAGACGTGGTAGCCCACCGGTGGCACGATGGTGACAGCATAATGCATACGATGTTGAACATTACTAACGATGTCGTGACCGGACCGGTTATTAAACTTCCTTCCCAAACAGGAGACGGAAGATCGTTTCGACACTATGACTTATGGAATGGTGTGGAAATCAAAACACTAGACACTAATAACCAACTAAACCTGACTATGAATCCCGGAGAGGCAGGTTGTATAGTATCAACGCCGGGGGAATTAAAACTTTTAGCGCCAGAAAAAGCTTCTCCATCGACTAGCGTCATACGGGATCGAGTCACGCTTGGTGATTTAACCCTTCGGGAAGTCGGACGATCAGAATTAGCTGGTCCAGATGAAGATCCTTCGGGTATGTGTTTCGTCGAGGGAAGAGAAGTTGAACTGACAGTAAGGCACAACGCCTCGGCAATAATGGAGGGCGCTTGTTACGGTGGCATAGAAACACGTCATGATATGCACCACCCACCCCAACAGGTGGCTTTACAAAGTTACTGGATGGATAAGACCGAAGTTACTAACTCTGAATTCCAAGTATTCCTAAAAGAATCACAATATGTTCCCACGGATGTCACTAATTTCTTGAGGCACTGGGAGCAAGATGCAGAACAGGCGAGTCAACCGTGGCTCTGGAGCATTCCCGCTGGCAAAGAAAAACATCCGGTTATTTGGGTAGATTTAGACGATGCTAGAGCTTATGCCAAATGGGCAGGAAAACGGTTGCCAACAGAGGGTGAATGGCAAATTGCAGCAGGGTTTAGCGTTTGGCCTTGGGGAGATCAGTTTGCGCCTGACCTGTGTAACAGCGGTACCGGTGATACAACTCCAGTAGATCAATTTCCAGGTGGCGTCAGTAATGCCGGTTGTCTTGACATGGCGGGCAACGTTTGGGAGGGGACAGAAAGCGAAAGGGATGATGGGCACACGCGTTTCGCCATTTTAAAGGGTGGAAGTCATTTGGTTGTAGAAGGCCGTTGGTATAACGCTAGCGGAGCCCAAAGGAACGACGTCCATGAGAAAATACTCCTAATGTATCCTGGACTTGATCGTTGCGGCACCATTGGTTTCCGGTGCGTCAAAGATACGACTTCATAGGTGAATCATCTGGGGTGGGTGTGTTTCTTAAAGGCGCTTCCTGCTTTTAAATCAGCTACCCCAGATCACTCGTTGAGGTAACGGCAAGCCCCAGCCCGGTTGTGAAGCAAGTTAGTAGAAAGGACAGATTGACTTAGAAAAGAGGTTCCGTAATGCCCGGCCAAATTGGCATAAGCATGGAAACTTCTGCCTTTAGCGATTGTTTTTTCTGAAAACTTCTTACGAAACTTGTTTTATAGTTGCACCTTAAGGAAATCCGGAACAACTGCACAAATCAGGATCTGATGCTGATTTTAATCAAAGCTAAATGATAGAAAAGAAGCTAATCAAGTTTTACTAAACGGAGGATGGTCGGATGCTGCGGTTAAAAAAAGATGCGTTGAAAGACAAGATATTAGGGGCTTGGGTGGGGAAGTCGTACGGTGCTGCTATGGGAGAACCCATTGAATTCAAATATACCGGCGAAATCTTTGAAGGTAACGTAGATGTTCAGGAGTTGCACCTACGAGAATGGTTAGTAAACGAGGATGACCTTTACATGAATATGGCTATGCTCCAAGTAGTCGCTGAACAAGGTCTGGATGCCACCCCTGAAGATTTTGCGACACCCTATCGAGAGGGGAAGTACTTAGTGTGGCACGCCAACGGTCAAGCTAGACAAAATCTCCTCGAAGGCATACCAGCAGAACATGCTGGACACCCTTACTATAATCCTCATGCGGACGACATTGATTTTCAAATTGAATGTGATTACATAGGCATGATTTCACCCGGAATGCCAGAGGTAGCTCAGGATCTTTGTCGACGACAAGGAAGGGTCGTCAATCACGGTGATGGAATATATGGGGGAATGTTCTTTACGGCCATGTATGCGGCATCCTTTTTTGAAGACGATCCCAGGAAGATAGTAGAATTAGGTCGAAAAGCTGTTCCGGCTGACTCTGCCTGTGGACGCATAATAGATGACGTATTGGGATGGCATGTGGAGTACCCTACTGACTGGCGGGCAACGTGGGGAGAGATCGAGAAAAAGTGGAATCACGACTTGTGTCCCTGGGGACCTACGGAGAACGAGGGTAAATTTAATATTCAGGCGAACTTTAACGGCGCTTATGTAGCCCTCGGACTTTTATATGGGAACCGTGATTTCCTCAAAACAATAGAGATTACTAATAGATCAGGTCAAGACACTGATAGTAACGTCGCTAACGTAGGCGGGATCATCGGGACAGTCCTTGGGTATGAACGTTTCCCAAAACGAGTTATAGAAGAGATATCCCCATATATGGATCGGGTTTATAACCACACGAAATATTCAATTTTGTCAGCTACCGATGTTTGTTTCAGATTAGCAATTGAGAACGTCATTCAGAATGGCGGTAAAGATGCCGGCGAGGAACTACAAATTCCAAATCAGCCCTATACCTATGTTTCTGAAACCGAAGTTTCTTTCCCAAAGTTTTTCGTTGTAGATGCACTAAAAGTTAGTGATTCACGCATCTCCTGGAACGGTTCCTGGGAAAAAGACGAACGAGCAGAAGAGCAGTTAGTGTCTACTACTCCTGGTGACTCCGTCACGGTAGAATTCCGTGGGAATACCCTGTACGTACAGGGCGACCTTCACCATGATAAAGGAATCTTGGAAGCTTGGATTGACGGACAGCTTGTGCAGGAGAGAGATATGTATCATCCTCCTCATTGGGAAAGAGCTAATCAGGCAACGGCAGTGTGGATCACAGGCCTTCCTGATGGTGAACACAAGTTGGAATTGAAAGTGACAGGGCGCAAGAACAAGAATAGTACTGGTATTGGCACGGCCATCGGCCGAATAGTGTCGTATTCCGGCAGCATAGACCCCCCCAATATTTAGACAGATTAATGGCCCTGAGACTGCTGATTAGTAGAAGCGCTAAGGCGATATGCACCTTATCTTTAAAATCTGCTTCTAAATCTAGGTTTCCCTAAGAAGGATATTCAGGCTCTAGCAGTCTTGGAGATCAGTTAGTGCTGAAGTAATGTTTTTGCAAGCATCGCGTTAGCGATTTCCTTAATTTGTAGTTTTTCGGTTTTGGTTGCTTTCGCAACCTCAATGGCAACTAGTTCGTCACAATACTCATGCAGCTGCTGCATCTCAGGAATACGGTCTGGATATTGTTCACGTAGAACTGTGTGCCAATGCCGACCGTAATTAGCGTGGATGGCTTCATCAGCCCAATCAAATTCCATATCATGCTGACTCATACCGTCAGCGTAAGCAGCGAACGCCTGGGCTCGAGTTACTTTTTTGCCAATATTTTTTGTTTCAAAATAGTGAAGCATACCCATACGAACAATAGGATCTTGCCCGTAGGCACTATCGTAAATGTAGCTTCCGAGAGGCATTTCACCTGGTTCGAAACCCCATGTGCAGAGCCGTTCGAATCCCATACGCACATGCCGACTTTCATCAAAGGTCCATCGTGCTGCATCCCGAATGAACTCCCAATCTAAATCATCTGCGAAGGCGTGAAGAATTGCACCACCAACCTCGACAGCCCAAACTTCATTTAAGTGGCTCACAGCACTTCTGAGTTGTAGGTTTACTCCTTCTCCATAAGCGAACGTTGGATCGATGATATCGGGCCAATAGTAATGACACAGGGCAAACGTTTTATCTCGCGCTGGGATCTCCGCCAGTTGGAAGGTACGACTATCCTCAAGTATCATCATCGTGTCTGACTGCTTCGGCCTCTCTAACGAGAGGCCGCCAACTTCATCCAGTCTAGATTGAAAGGCTGCCACCCAACGGTTTGCAGTAACTTTGTCTTGTTGGTGAGCGCCTAGTTCTTCATCAGCCAGTTCAAGCAATTCCCTTATCTGAATGGTTTTTTCGGAGATCGCTAGGTCTAATGAACGTTGTATTGTCCCATCAGTAAGGTCATCCGCTTGGTTAACGTAATCGCGATAGGCAATCAGTAGGGCTGGTTTCAGGACTTGAGCTAGCAAAAGGAGGTAAGCCCCAGGATTCGGAGCGTGAGACGCTTGTTGAAAAATCTCAACGAGAGGAGCATCATCATCAATTTCCAACATTCGTTTTGGATATCGCAATTCAAAGACTCGTTCCCGAAGATCATCAGCTACCTGGGTGTCTTGCCATATGTGGCGGGGAAGGGTTGTCTTGGCTCTGAACGAAGCAATTCCGGGCAACCAGCCAGCTTGACTAATTATCAAACAACGTTCAAGTAAATAAAGACGCTTGAAGATAGATGCTGAATCGATCCTCATTAATCTAGCGCGAGGGTGATGACCGGGTAGATAAGTTGGTGTGTTCTCATTTGTGGTCGACATGATTGCTCACTTTCAAGTCAAACAGACCAAGGTGCTATAGCCATTATAGGTCAGGTGGCACTAGAAGATCGTATGATGACAGGAGTGGAAAACACACAAGGAAACACTGTAACTAAAGAGGGCCACGTAGCTGTAGTGGGAAGCTATTTGGTAGCACTAGTGATGGAAGTAGAACGGCTACCAAATACGGGAGAGACTGTACACGGTAGTGGTTACTTTCAAACCCATGGAGGCAAAGGATCAAATATGTCAGTTCAAGCGGCACGCCTTGGAGCGCATACGGGATTCGTGGGCCGCGTGGGAGATGATGCTAACGGTACTACCTTCCGGACTTTGCTGAAAAAAGAAGGTATTGACGATAGGTACCTAAAGTACCACCAGGATTCAGCCACTGGAGTTGGCTTCATTATGGTTGCACCCGATGGTCAGAATATAATCAGTATAGACAGCGGGCCAAATGCCGCCTTATCTAATTCCGATATTGATGAAGCCGCAAGTTCATGGACAAACAAAACGGTTGTGTTGACGCAACTCGAGATACCCCTACAAACAGCGCTATACGCTATGCGAGCCGGTTTTCAACGGAATCTGACCACTATTCTCAATCCGGCGCCAGCTTGTAATCTGCTCGATCAAGACCTCTCTAGCGTGAGCGTAATTACTCCCAACGAGACCGAAGCCCGAGTGTGCCTAGGTTTAACAGATGACGGACCCGTTGATGAAGACGAATTAGGCAAAAAACTTCTGGACCTCGGTTGTGGGGCAGCGATATTGACATTAGGTGAACGGGGAAGTTTATGCGTTACTCGTGATGATATTACTCTTGTACCAGCTTTTGAGATTCCCGAGGTAGTAGACACAACTGGGGCTGGTGACGCCTTTAATGCTTCACTAGCAGTTGCTCTCTCAAGAGGACAACACTTGGCTGATGCTGCTCGCTTCGCTAATGCTGCAGCTGCGTTGTCCTGTACCAAACTAGATACGTTACCGTCCTATCACGATAGTTCTCAGGTAACCAAAATATTGCAACAAACATAAGCTGGCTTTTTGGGAGTGAGACGAGTCACTTAGTTACTACCAGAGCCAGGACGCTCGAAGATCGCTATTCACAACCACACCCTCTTCCGGCCAAATACCTTGCCGTAGGTCGACAATTGATTGAGCGGCTGCGATTCCTGATTCTTTGACAGCTAATGTGTCAATGCCAGCTCTATGAGAACTAACCACAACGTTATCTAACCCCAAAAGCGGGTGTTCCTTTGAAATAGGTTCGGGCTCAAACACGTCTAAGCCCGCCCCATCAAGATGACCCGATTGGATGGCTTCAAAAAGGTGATCCTGATCGACGAGTGGGCCTCTAGCGGTATTTATTAAGATGCTTCCTTTTTTCATTCGCATTAAAACCGAATGATCGAATAACCTCCTAGTTTCATCGGTCAGAGGACTGTGGATGGTCAAAATATCAGATCGTTTTAATAGGGTGTCGAGGTCAACTAGTTCAATGTTGTTATCGGACACGAAATCAATATCAGGGTATTTTTCGGCAGCAATGATATTCAATCCGAAGGCATTAGCCCGAATTGCTACGCTACGACCAGTACGGCCTAATCCAAAAATTCCCAAGGTCCTTCCTCGTAGAGGGAGGTTGGCTTGTGTTGGCCATTCCCCGGCCCGTACTCGCTGATCGATCGGGACGATGCGTTTAGTCACTGCAAGTATCAAAGCCAATGTATGCTCAGCAACAGCAGCATGATTAGCGGCTGGAGTTATAGTCACGGCAATCTTGTTACGGGTAGCAGAGGCAATGTCGACACGGTCATATCCAACACCCGTACGAGCGATTACACGAAGGTCAGGAAGCTGGGAAAGAATTTTGTCCGAGAATCTTACAGAGCTGGCAAGGATAGCCTGCGCTCCGGACAGTTCGTCTATAGTTTCCTGGTCACTAAGATTACCTCTAGCTATAAGTGGATTACGCGGATACGCAATCGCAAAACCAGCAGCCTTGAGAATGTCAACATGTGGACCTGCTTGCTTTCGGAACCACTCTTGAGTGATTAGAACAGTAGGTGGGTGTGCCATAATTTTCGCGAATCCTTCCTTGTTTGATGATCTCGGTCAATGCAGGTTAGCAACGAAGAAATAATTAGATACAGTAAATAGTTTTAGCTTACCAGACAGCCTAGGTCCGCCCATACTAAATGTGCCTATGGCCGCATTTGTAAAGGGGAGGTAACATACACTAAAGATTGTAAGCCAAATTATTAACCTAGAGGTGTGCACTCAGGCTGTTCCGTCAGAATCTCTCCTAAACCACACGTTTGCAGATCGAAGTAATAAAAAACAGAAATCCCCAACCACAAGTCCTTTTGAACAACATGGAAGATTAGGTGATGGGCCCTCTTATCAATTTCCGAAGTTCAAAAATACTCACTGCGCTTTGCTAGGACAGGCGAGGCACCCTTCCGTTACAGGACAGCAGATGGCCTAATAATGTAAGTGGAGTGGCAACAATGCTTCTCCGGATGAGATTGTGGTTAGATTAGTCATTACCTTCATAAGTTACTTTCCCAACGAGGTAGGTGCCCTTAAGCAACCAATAACTCTAGCTTAAGCCTAAATTTAATCAATACTACGCGTATGATGCAGTTATGAAAAAAAGGGGGTTATATGCCGAAAGTAGCGATGTCGTCTTGGACTTTTCACGAAGCGTTTGGATGCCTGTGGAATGAGCTTCACCCTAACGGAAAGAAGGTTATTCCAAAGAACGTAGCTACCTCAGCCTCACTAGACCTTCTAAGTCTTCCTCGCGAAGTTGCTTCTCATGACATCAAAACAATAGATATTTGTCACTTTCATCTTCCCAGCATAGACGCTACTTTCTTGGAAGAACTTAAAAGGGCCCTGGCAGAAGCCGATGTAGAACTAGTCCAGTTGCTCATAGACTCAGGTGAATTATGTAAGCCGGATCCTGAAGCGTCCCGGGATCAAATCGAAATTGTCAAACGTTGGATGGAAGTAGCAAGCCAACTGGGAGCGACAGGCGTTAGGTACGTTCCTGGGGCAGCGACCCCATCAGCTGAAACCATTGGCGCCAGCGTCAAAGCTTTCCGCGAACTGGCGGATTTTGCAAACTCATTGGCTTTAGAACCAGCTACAGAAAACTTTAAAAACATGAATCAACTTCCAGGAACCCTCTTAGAGATTATAGATCTCTCTGAGCGTTCCTATGGATTGGTCGCAGATTTTGGTAATGCTAGCGGGCCAGATAAATATTTGACGCTTTCAAAACTGATGCCCCGAGCAACGTCGATACATGCTTGGGC from Trueperaceae bacterium encodes:
- a CDS encoding ribokinase, which gives rise to MTGVENTQGNTVTKEGHVAVVGSYLVALVMEVERLPNTGETVHGSGYFQTHGGKGSNMSVQAARLGAHTGFVGRVGDDANGTTFRTLLKKEGIDDRYLKYHQDSATGVGFIMVAPDGQNIISIDSGPNAALSNSDIDEAASSWTNKTVVLTQLEIPLQTALYAMRAGFQRNLTTILNPAPACNLLDQDLSSVSVITPNETEARVCLGLTDDGPVDEDELGKKLLDLGCGAAILTLGERGSLCVTRDDITLVPAFEIPEVVDTTGAGDAFNASLAVALSRGQHLADAARFANAAAALSCTKLDTLPSYHDSSQVTKILQQT